The following are encoded together in the Mesoplodon densirostris isolate mMesDen1 chromosome 2, mMesDen1 primary haplotype, whole genome shotgun sequence genome:
- the PAQR7 gene encoding membrane progestin receptor alpha: MATMVAQKLSHLLPSLRQVHQMPRPSVQPEPVFTVDRTEVPPLFWKPYIYVGYRPLHRTWRFYFRTLFQQHNEAVNVWTHLLAALVLLLRLAIFVGTVDFQGDLHALPLFIIVLASVTYLSLSALAHLLQAKSEFWHYSFFFLDYVGVAVYQFGSALAHFYYAIEPAWHAQVQTFYLPMAALLAWLSCAGSCYNKYIQKPGLLGRTCQEVPSALAYALDISPVVHRILVSPNPATDDPALLYHKCQVVFFLLAATFFSAFMPERWFPGSCHVFGQGHQLFHVFLVLCTLAQLEAVALDYEARRPIYEPLHTRWPHNFSGLFLLTVGSSILTAFLLSQLVRRKLNIAQKTQ, encoded by the coding sequence ATGGCCACAATGGTGGCCCAGAAGCTCAGCCACCTCCTGCCCAGTTTGCGGCAGGTCCACCAGATGCCTCGGCCGTCTGTGCAGCCAGAGCCTGTGTTCACAGTGGACCGAACCGAGGTGCCGCCCCTCTTCTGGAAGCCATACATCTATGTGGGCTACCGGCCGCTGCATAGGACCTGGCGCTTCTACTTCCGCACACTGTTCCAGCAGCACAACGAGGCGGTGAACGTCTGGACCCACCTGCTGGCGGCCCTGGTGCTGCTGCTGCGGCTGGCCATCTTTGTAGGGACCGTGGACTTCCAGGGAGACCTGCACGCCCTGCCCCTCTTCATCATTGTCCTCGCCTCCGTCACCTACCTCTCCCTCAGTGCCTTGGCTCACCTCCTGCAGGCCAAGTCCGAGTTCTGGCATTACAGCTTCTTCTTCCTGGACTACGTGGGTGTGGCTGTGTACCAGTTTGGCAGTGCCCTGGCACACTTCTACTACGCTATTGAGCCCGCCTGGCATGCCCAGGTGCAGACCTTTTACCTGCCCATGGCTGCCCTTCTCGCCTGGCTTTCCTGCGCTGGCTCCTGCTACAACAAGTACATCCAGAAGCCCGGCCTGCTGGGCCGCACTTGCCAGGAGGTGCCTTCAGCGCTGGCCTACGCACTGGACATCAGCCCCGTGGTGCACCGCATCCTCGTGTCCCCCAACCCTGCCACGGATGACCCGGCTCTTCTCTACCACAAATGCCAGGTGGTCTTCTTTCTGCTGGCTGCCACTTTCTTCTCTGCCTTCATGCCTGAGCGCTGGTTCCCTGGCAGCTGCCACGTCTTTGGGCAGGGCCACCAGCTCTTCCATGTCTTCTTGGTGCTGTGCACGCTGGCTCAGCTGGAGGCCGTGGCGCTGGACTACGAGGCCCGGCGGCCCATCTATGAGCCTCTGCACACCCGCTGGCCCCACAACTTCTCCGGCCTCTTCTTGCTTACTGTAGGCAGCAGCATCCTCACTGCATTCCTTCTGAGCCAGCTGGTACGGCGCAAACTCAATATCGCTCAGAAGACCCAGTGA